The Streptomyces cathayae DNA segment GCAGGACCGCCGGCGGTGGCGGTCTCCTTGCCCTGGTAACCGGAGAGCAGCTGGATGACCTGCTGCCGCACCCGGTTGAGATCTGCGCCCAGCTTGACCAGGACCTGGGCGGCGACGCCCTCGCCCTCGCGGATCAGGCCGAGCAGGATGTGCTCCGTGCCGATGTAGTTGTGACCCAGCTGCAGCGCCTCGCGGAGCGACAGCTCGAGCACCTTCTTGGCACGGGGAGTGAAGGGGATGTGGCCGGAGGGCGCCTGCTGCCCCTGGCCGATGATCTCCTCCACCTGCTGGCGGACCGCCTCGAGCGAAATCCCGAGGCTCTCAAGGGCCTTGGCGGCGACACCCTCACCCTCGTGGATCAGGCCCAGGAGAATGTGCTCGGTGCCGATGTAGTTGTGGTTGAGCATCCGGGCTTCTTCCTGAGCCAGGACGACAACCCGCCGCGCGCGGTCGGTGAACCTCTCGAACATCGTTAATCGCTCCTCAGAGCGGTCAGGCAGTGGGGGGAACTTCCCCTCCCTGTCCTTCCGCAGCTTAGTCCCGCAAGCGGGGACCGCTCATTCCTACTGCCGACACCCTCGATGGCCTCCTGACCCCGAACGCCGACATATGCTTCAACCCGATGGTGCGAGACGATGTTCCCGCAGGCCAGGTAGTTACCCCCATCTCCAGTACGCCCATGGCGAACGGAATGCGTCCCCGCCCTGCGTGTCGTCCCCTCCCACTAGGGATGTCTTACCCGCTGCCACCGACCATCCATGCCGAGTGCACGGGTTCCCTCCGCTACGGGCGAACAGCCTTGTGTCTCCCCACATCCCCTCACAGCCCTCATTCGACACTCTGTGCGCATATGCGTACACCTAGCGTAACCCGAATGGTCTTCCGACGGTTGCACTTGGCATGGTCGGCCCGAGCACGCCAGGCGAACCGAACGGACCCAGCGGCCCGGTCGGACCGGTCGATCCGGTCCGGCACTGGTACGAGAACGAACAGGGCTGGCCGACGGTGCCCGGGGACCCGGTCCGACTGGCGGTGGGAGTGCGCTTCGACGTCCTGGACGTACCCGCCGAGGCGGGACACGCGGCACTGGAGCGCCTGCGGGGGGACGGGCGGACGGGACCGGCGGCCGCGGGTTTTCCGGTGGCCCTGCAGCGCGGCCGGATGCTGCTGCTGATGGCCGCGGGCAGCGCGGAGGAACTGCCGGGACTGCTCGACTGGCTGGAGTGGGGCACGCTGGCCCTGGATCTCACCGCGATCGGCGCGGGCGGCCTCATCGACGCTCCGCCGCCCCCCGCGGCCGGCCCCGGTGCTCTCCGGCCGCCTGCGGTCCGCGCCGGTTCACAGGGGGCCGCCGTCTGGCTGCGACCCCCCGGTCCGGGGCGCGAGGGCGAGGCCTCGCTGCCGGCACTG contains these protein-coding regions:
- a CDS encoding SCO3374 family protein, which produces MVGPSTPGEPNGPSGPVGPVDPVRHWYENEQGWPTVPGDPVRLAVGVRFDVLDVPAEAGHAALERLRGDGRTGPAAAGFPVALQRGRMLLLMAAGSAEELPGLLDWLEWGTLALDLTAIGAGGLIDAPPPPAAGPGALRPPAVRAGSQGAAVWLRPPGPGREGEASLPALSATGGRGDAPDLVRLVSTVATQCHRVRLLRACDRPPAGMREAGRTDAQPFARS